GACGATCGTCCGACGCGCCTCCCATTGGTTGGGGACTCGAAGTCAAAAGATGACGACGAACCGATGGACGTCGATGCGCCCACTAATGGTCACAGTACCGTCGATAAACGGGATGATGAAATCATGGACGATGATAGTGACAAACCTGTCAGTATTAATTCGGATTCGGAAAACGAGGAAGACCTCCCTCGGCCGACAAAAAATGTATCTCAAGATAAGTTGGATGGTAATACCAAATCAAATAATAATGATGCTGTCTCCATGTCCAGTAAACCCAACGGGGACAGTGCCAAGCGGCAAAATGGTGACTGTGATGGCGACGTAACAATTCTCAGCGATAAGGAGGAGGACTGCGTGGTAATCGATGACGAGGATGGCGACACGAACGGTAGCAGTACTCCTAGTCTAACACGTGCAGACGTGAACGAAGTGTCTCCAAGAAGAAGTTCCAGGGTACGGAAAAGCACCCTTCCTCAGGATATTTCCACTATcgacgatgacgacgatatTGAAGAAATAATCGATGACCCTCTAAACATCGCTGCAGCCAAAAAGCCACGattatcaatcaatcaatcgctACAGCAAAATTCGTTCAAAAGCCAGTTGTCGATGACCCCACAGCCACCACAAAAATCACTCCTTGCCAGCAACCATAACAGTGCCACAAAGGAACCAACATTGGTAATAATCGATACCAATACGCTAATGAATCGCACGTCCATCACGCCAATGGCGAGCAGTCCTGTAACTCCAAAATCCCTTAATAGCTCATATTCGGCACTATCGGCCGGAATGACACCAAACAGTGTGTACAATTCGCCACGCAGTGTACTGAATCCtgtagctgctgctgctgcaaacCTCATCTCGAAGAACAACCCGCCTCCATTGGCTCCTGTGACGCCACTGTTACCCGCTCTCACGGACGATATGTTTGTGCTGGAAGCGCCATCCTTTATTGTTCCGTACATATACGAGAAACCTCCACCGGAAAACCTCAGAGACATAGTGAGCGAACTGGAAACCAAAATTAAAGAAATGCGTAAAAAGCTGGATGCCGATGCAGGCGATGATTGCAAAGGCGACGATGAGAATAGCCTTCCATCGACGGCGGGAAGCGCCGGAAAGAAATCGTCAACACCCGCAACGGAAGTTGAATCCGAATcggagaaaaagaaaaagtccaaacggaaaggtgatgacgatgatgagtGGGATCAGTTGGACACTTCAACGGACGACGAAGCTTCGGACGAAGAACAGAAGACGAAAATTCTCATAAAGGAAGTGAAATCAGACATCGAAATGATCAAGGAGCACATCATCACACCTGCCGCTAAAGATGATTTAACCAGCACTAGCAGTACTTCTGTTGGTAGTGCAGCTCAGAATGAtccaaaaaaatcggaaaactacTTCGAAAATCCCCTTGGCAAATTCTTCATGAATATCGGTGTGAATCTGGTGCAGGAATTTGTACAAACGGATTTGCTTcggcagcagaagaaaaaacGGGACCGAGAAGGCAAACTGTCCGCAAGCACACAGATGGCCATCAATTCGCTGATGAAGAATCTGGAGCTCAGCAAAGAGAACAACAAGCCCTACAAATTCGAGATGAAACGGTGCGAGTACTGTCCGTTCAAGTCCGAATCGGCGCTGGCGATGGCGCACCACTACGAGACACCACACATGCGCAACTACATCTACAAATGTAACTTTTGTACATACGAAACCCGCCCTCCACATGACATCCTCTACCACATGGAAGCGATACACAACATCAAAGGTCGACTGGACAAGGCCGCCATGTACCATTCGTGTCCTAATTGTCCCTTCGAGGACAATGGCAAGTCGAAATTGGCACGACACGCTATAGCATGTGCGAAGAAATTCCGGCCCGAAATCAATCTGAATCCGCCGCTTGACTGGGAACCACCAGCGAAGATACCACGCATCAAACCGAAACATGGTCTCGTTGGGACGGCCACTGCCTACCAGGTTAGTATCGTCTTTGTTATTTCAATCCAGCACTGATTCCATCGTTCCATCGAGGGGCCAAAAATACGTGTTAGTCATGGTGTTGCGGgccgcaaaacaaaataaatgaaGATGGCTGATGTCCAAAACATGACTGCAatgttaacgtagaactacgaaattattaccGGCGGATCCatttgtttcataactatagaaccacccaattttttctgattttccagagatatgtaagaagtcactTGAATTAGGATgatgtaggatataataactatcttcatttataagactgaccATTCGAACTTTATTGtggtgttcaggcgcgaaacattcaaaaggCAAAAAAGTCAGTATTTTCTAACTTTGGAACCAGAACGGTATTTTTGATGCAAGAACAGCAGTAATTTTTTCTGAAATACTTCGTTGTACTTCTGTCTgatcattcgtgttgatgaaaagctatctgaaccaggcctatTTACTTACTTCAAGTACTTcataatcatttactgctgtttttgtacCTAATACAcagtgataattgggtaatttggcatcaactcATAAATTCTGGAAGGTCATTTAATGAATAGatgcttcagattctggactagtAAGCTTGTTTACCAGACCAAAACtctattaagaaatgatcgAAATGATCGTTccaatagtagatgcagcttacaagcagtatgagagaTTTGAAGAGCCTAAacaagcagtatcctctgcgtagaacgaaatacacGCTACAATATGGCGCAACTTGGTTGAAACCACCTCGAATAGGTTATTTGAGCTGATTAAGAACTAAGATGACCTGTGTTAGGGTACCACCCAATGACCGACTTAACCCTACCATACATACTACTTACGCTTACCATAATACCCACACTTCCATCATACGACAGTTGCTGCACCTTTCATTTTACAGTCACAGCTGTCACGTTCGACCCCAGGTTCGATCTCAATTCCTCGGTAACCACGATCTAGTGCTGaccatgtttttttcttttaaatatCAGTTTCATTGATAAAGTTATTGTTACGTCATTATTACCGTCGTTTCTACATTATCCGAGACGTAACAAAGTGGCCCCGTCAGCGTGTCGGTGAAATTTTCGtgttaaatgaaacgaaatatcGCGACATGTTAAAGCTACATGTGTAAGCAATATaggaacaaaggaaaaaaagatGTCCAATCCGCCATTGCCACAAACCCAAGAACAGCCGCGCAAGGAGACCATTTTGACGATGCGTTGATGGCAAGGTTAGCAAGGAGCAGATGACGGGTATCCAGAGAAGGGTCCAAAATAAAAACCGGAATGAATACATCCTCGATTGGTTAGCAACAAATATGTTCTTCTGACGCTTGGTTCTTGGGGTACGCGGATCTTTTCGAGAAGGACGCCGCACAACTCCAGGATGACGCAAAAGTTCGACTTCTACTCAGGAAGCTGAGTCCCACCTCACACGAACGATATATTTCGTTCATACTTCCTAAACTTTCGAAGGAATTTTCGTTTCCAAGCTTAAGACAATTTTCGGCACGCCCGTATCTACCTTTCATCGTCGATATCAGTGCCTTCAAAAGACGAATTATGAGAATGATGATTTTATCAGCTACTCTTGCAAGGTCAACCGAGTGTGCGTCGATTTCAAGCTTCAAGAACTCAAAGAAAAATAGTTAAAATGCCTGATATTTGTGTGTGGACTCAAATCTTTCAAGGACTCTGATATATGGATGCGCTTGTTATCAAAGAACAACGAGACGAACCATATCACACCGAGGAAAGTAGTGGAGGATCGTAAAAGCCCCAAAAATCTAAAGAAAGATAGTGTGGTAAAACTTCGATGTCCACCGTCGCCGCTACGAAGCCCTACAGATATCGTTCCCCGAACTATCACAAAAAGGGAAAAAGGGTAGCAAACTTGCTATTAACGCGAATGCTTTAGGCTCAGACTTGTTGGACGAGTTTGGCCTGTGGGATGTTCAATTCGTCCTTCCGCAAGCTGATTGACACCGAACAAGAAGACTAGCTTTCGCAAGCTGATTGACACCAAATAAGAAGACTAGCTTCCGCAAGCTGATTGACACCAAACAAGAAGACTAGCCAATCGCCGATGTGCTGATTATGTACGGCCTATCCTCTGCGTCTTTCGAATGGCAAATTGCACTGAATTCATTCATATCGACCTATCCAATGCCTACCTACAAGTCACTGGACGAGGAAAGTCGTAAATTGATTaccatcaatacaaacaaagggCTGTACGGGTCCAATCGTCTTACTCGGAATCAAGAGCGCGTCGGGAAAATTCTAACAGATCATGGACACGATTAGTCCTGCAACGCATCCAGGAGTAAGGATTCACGGTGAAGCTCGACAAGTGTCGGTTCTTTATGCGTCAATTAAAATACTTGGACCAACTTTTGGATTTCGAGGGTCCCTGATCCGGATAAGGTAAAAGCAATAATCAACATACCTCTGTCACACCATGTACCCACCCTGAGATCCAATTAAGGGGCGATCAACTATTTCGGCAAATACATCCAAAAGATGCGGAAACTTCTCCATCCACTGGATGAGCTCCTCAAGGATGGGACCAGTTTCCAGAAGCTAAATACATGTCAACGTGTCTCTGTATACGCCGTTGTAAAGTTCCATAGAATTTCCTACTGTAGACGATTCATCCTGCAGACGGACCATAAGCCTCTTGTGGACATTTTTGGTCCAAAACAAGAGATTCGACCTTACATCGTCAACCGTCTGCAAGGATGGGCACTCACCATTTTACTGTACGATTTCAAAATCGAGCATGTTTCTACTGATCATTTTGAGCACGCAGATATAGTATCCCGTTGGATCAACAACCGCGTAAGGCCGAACGAGGGCTATATGGTTGTGTCCCTCGAAGAGGAATAGCTGATCTGTAACATCGTCAGTCAATCTCTATCGAATATCTTCCTGTTTCATACAAAATGATAGCCGAAACTACGAAAGATGAGACGTTGCAGCAAGTCAATACGCTAGGGAAACATCGATCAGCTGTGTCAGCAGAGTCCCACAGTAACACAGTAAGTGTAGCATTACATTAAAAAtcgctatttatgaaaaatatctcatttttaacaaaaaaggcgaattttcaaaaacccctatttAACGCTTTGGTTATTGTCCTaacgtttcaaaatatatatatagttttacgacaccccgttgcttcagaaccgatacaaGGTACcgagcaaggtaccgattttcaggcAGCATCTGCGCATTCAACtgtcaacagcgtcataatTTGAAGTGTGTGAAGTTTTTTGCGACGAAATTTTATTGCTGCCCACACTCCAGGTCCCCGCCAAGGAACTGTTTTTTTCGCAGGCTAAGTGATTTAATGATATCCTCAGGGGTGAATGGCGGTGCACATGTAAAATAATAAACTTCATGCCAGTCGTTCATGCCATAATTCCATCAGGGGCGGCATGTGTTGATTGGAGTTGCTCGGTTCAAAGCGATGGTAATAGCAAAATGATGTAACCGTTGTTGAGTTAATATTCTATTAACCCTCAAATCCTTGTATCCCAAACGTCACGCGCTAGTTTTCGAAATTATACACACCCCAGTAAAGACGCAGAAATGATAtggtgcaaaaatacagaatcaCTCTCCATCAGATGGTACGAAAATCtaccgaaaaaaaattgcaccactGTGTGCGATACCTATCCATGCTATCCATGCTACCCTGGTTTCGAGCAAAACAGCTGTgtctgacatcagcattgagaaagactgctgtctgTTAGCTGGAGCGAGACAGCGACTTGAACAATGATGATTatggtttgaattatagaggctctagaatttctcagttcattcgcttctagtcttgaaaagggccaatttgacattaatgaaaaagtagtcctacgttaatacAATTGGGTAATGATTTGTTAAGTTTCCTTTATTcttacacatacaaaatagtttaaaataCCAGATGGCTCAATCAGAAATGTCCGCCGGACCGCTTGTTGAGGATAgctgttttaatgttttttgttcGTTCACAGGCAATGACCGCCCAGCAGCAGAAGAATTTGGCGATTGCCAACCAGCGGATACAGGCGGCAGCAAACAGTATAAACGCGATCAACATTAACAACCTTACGGCTGCAGCTCAGGCGGCTGCCTTAAGAGCGCGAGGCGGAAGAGCACAACCGATAACCCCGACAGCACCGACAAGTGTACTGCGAACGGCACCAGGAGCCGCCGCAATGCGTACGTCTATGTCACCCGGAATGGTAATGCCTAATAACTTCCAGCTCTCAGCAGCGCAAGTCGCCGCTGCCGCTAATAAGTTTTTGCCGGTAATTTCCTAGTATATTTTGTCCCCTGTTTATGGTTTGATCAATGAGTTTGATTCTAACGTTTTTTAATGGTGGTTTGATTATGTGTTCCGGTGTATACTCATGACATTTAACAAGGATTTTATCACGGTGAAAAACACTAACACTTTTGTACACAACAGTCCTTTTTTtgatcaaatattattttattattttcttctcTTTCACACACCCTGTTTTGAACCAAATCGCATTACGCACTGTTACAAAAGACTCCGAGCCCTGCTGGACGATCTCTGCTAACAAACTCTAACGCGTCGGTGACAATTCAGGTTTGTTTTCTTAGTTGGTTATGATTCAGTTTTAACTTGCTGGCGAAGGTATTTAGTTGAATTTGCAACGAGCCAGTGCACTAAAAACATGATAGCTAATGTcaatttttacctttttttcggACAGAACTCCATGGGCATGAAGACAACCGTGAAACCGGCGCAGCAACCCAGCATTTCCATCACACCTCTACCGCGACAATCAACCACATCGAACATGGCAGTCGCGGGTGCTCTGTCCAAGCTGCAAGCGGCAGGAACCTCCGCGGTCAAGCCAGGTCAGAGTCCAGCCGGTGGCAAGGCGGCTTTCGTTGTGTGCGAAATCTGCGATGGATACATCAAGGATTTGGATCAGCTGCGTAATCACATGCAGTGGATTCACAAAGTCAAGGTATATTTTGTGATTCATCGCATTTTAATCGTTCACACGCTCACGATGTCCGTTGTTTCAGATTCACCCGAAGATGATTTACAACCGGCCACCACTAAACTGTCAGAAATGTCAGTATCGTTTCTTCACCGATCAGGGATTGGAGCGGCATCTGCTCGGGTCACACGGTCTGGTGACAAGCTCTATGCAGGAAGCTGCGAACAAGGGAAAAGATGCCGGTCGTTGTCCAGTTTGTGGACGGGTATTTATTTCCACAcacaaatcgtttttttgcTCTTCTAACAGCGTCATCCCTGTCTTAGGTGTACCAATGGAAGTTACTGAACCACGTATCCCGGGATCACAACATGACGCTGAAGCCGGCCCATCTGTCGTACAAATGTACCGTGTGCACGTCAACCTTTGGAATGTACAAACAGTTCGAAAGTCACGTATACTCAGCGCACAGTACGGTCGCGAAAAAGGCCCTCGATAACAAGAACAAGCCCCAGCAGGCCCAGCAGGGTGGTAGCAGTACGACGGCCCCAATGCGGAGCTCGTTAGCTGGCGGGGATTCGCTGCTGAAACCGCTGAAGATCAACGATGAAATTAccatcataccacagccatcgAGCAACAAGGGCACCTCCAAACCTATAGAAATCGAGAGTCATGTTATCGGTGAGTTATTAATTGCTAGTTAGAACCATCTTGCTCAGTAAACTATCTGGGAAATCTttcaacaaagcaaaaattactTCTGATTGGACAAATTACAACAATTTTTTGACGGAATACAACAATAAAATTCATAATTCTAAGAGAAGGGATTGGAAATTCACTTGTGAGCAGGTTGAAAATCTACCTGTTGTAGCAAGACTCCATAAAACTATTTCAAAAAAGCAATGATATTACTGTCCCTCTTCTGACAGATAATTTTGGGGCTAGCATGATAGGCCACATTCCTAGTAATTGGCGAGAAGTCCGGAttatatttattcccaaggCTGTGAAACACGACAAGACAACTCCCAAAGGGTCAATTAGTCTAACATCCTTCGTTTCGAAAATGAAGGGAAAAATAGTTGATCTTCATATTGAATtatcatatttgaacaggagATCCCTACACAAATTTCAATTATCCTACCAAGCTGGTAAATCAACTGAACCAACACTTCacaaattgatttcaaaaatagagaagtCTCTTGACCCTAAAGGAATCTCACTGCTGTCCTTTGTATTGAGGGAGTATTAGACAGTGTATCACACAGTTCTGCAAGTAAGAGCCCAGTAGATTGTCGACTGTTTATCGGTCGATAGTTTCTTGATTAAGAGAGGTATGCACAGGCGCACAAAAATCTCTAACTCTAACAACGAAACCTTCTTCTCAATAACCTGACTAACATAGAATATTTTTGGATTCACATGATAATTTTAGTAAGGGTAAAAGTGAGTATACTTATTCCAATACAATGCAAACAGTCCTTAGCTGCTCAAATGGTAAAACTTGAAATCAAACACACAGGTTTGATTGCGAGAGACCGGCGCTTCAGACAGCATTTGCGTCTCCTCTGCGGCTTGGGGCCGCCCCGATTCCTTATGCAGAATGGTTTCAAAGTCTTAACTGCGCAGAATATGGTAGAGTTACGGTAGTTTTACGGTATGTTTAAATTGAGGGCATTGATACCCTTGCCTATGATTTATACGTTCCAAAATCCGTATGAAGTCTACCAAGCCATACGAATGTATCCCAGCCAGCATCTTAGAAGCGGTATTGGATAGGAATTCTGAGCGGAGGTTAACGAGCAGAAGGTTGATCAGGATTGGTTTATTGTTAGAAGTAAGGTATTTTATCGTTGACATTCTGATTCAAATACGCAATataatacagtaaacattcactaactgggcgaaaagagaagaccacttatcgacattcgcgttttaactggtccggcatgttaaacgtcaaataaaatcgagggaaacttcaatgaattgtttgattcgcttagttcctgtaattggataaataaaaggattccaatggaagtttcgcattgagtgcgacaacaggtatgatatatgatttgagaaaattgtttttctgtagtttaatcaatgtttttgtcgtgcgaaaataatgtcaactttcataacatttaaaattacattcgaatgcccctcacagcaaatcttccatttgaatatggcgtcgattgtttacgaaattgtgctttttaactggtccaaggaccagttaacgttcgcccagttaaatagCAGACCatttaaaccaggaccagttagcgaacgattactgtatatgTGTACTCTGGGAGCCCTTAAATATCGGTCGCAACTTATTTGTGTTGATTTACTTTAAAAACTGTGTATTTATATATCGAACAAATAATACCATTATTTACATAAACTTTATAATTCTTTTTCTTACAGATTGAACGCCGCATCCGACCAAACCGTTTCAGTTGGGCTGAAGTTTCCGCTTACTAATGCGATTGCTACCACTTTTTATTCGCAAGTATTTCGAAGGTACTTTCAAGTATCACGGCAAACTGTTAGAATAAAACATTTAGCTTGATGTTTTGTTCCGCTTTCTTTTCTCAAACACTACCCCGAGTAGCCGTAACAGCAGAACCCATCGCGTCCCTCGGTTTACTTTCGAGTCAATAAAACTATGTTTTGTTCTGGTACGGTTAGACACCTAGCAAAACTCCTAgcagcaaaacaaaaacaagttcCTATTGGTTTTGCCCTCGTCGTCTTAACCAGGTTGAATGCGGATTTTGCCTATTTACCCGATTCCGAGTAGTTGAATATACAGATAACAACTGAACACGAAAGTGCAAATCAACCCCCAAAATTGCGCTGTGTACTCTATTCTATTCCAACATGCAGCTGAATAGTTTTGAAGAAACTCATTCGACTCACAAGATATGATGGTGCACTATGAAAATAGTGTACAAGAGCATCTGTAAGGAAGTGCTCTGATGTATTATACTGACAAGAATCGTACAGAATTCTAAGAAAAATTACACTCTCGCATAAACAACACACACCCGTAGCATATTTGATAAACACGCGCATCAGGTGGTTTTGTGACATGGTttgatggagaaaaaaaatacaaataaacaaGCAAATATTTATAAATACTAGCTATAAGTATACGTTAACGATTGGGTTATGAATTGGctaatcaacaacaacaaaaacacacACAGAGGTAATTCAAAGTTAAATGTTGACTTCTTGTCATCGATGAGAAGTAAATTGTAATCGTGATTCTCGAGTATCAAAATTCTTTTGGAGTGGAAGCATATATCATCGAAACATGCAGAAGAGAGGGTACAAGGTGCCTTTCCATGTCGGTCAGTCACACGATACGATTCGCAGAAAGCTTCAAGCAACCAACCATCTACATTACCACATTACGATGGACACATTGAGAAAGAACAAACAAAAAGCCTGTCCGGAAGCATGAGCAAACTTTttcttgtattttgtatatttttgaatttggaTAATTTATTGATTTTAAGAACATATGATTAACCTATTGTGTAAGGAAGAGTAAAACGCAGGAACGACTAATGAGTACGCCTAagttaatcatttttttttctgatagagaTATAATGGTACATCTTATTGTATTAAATGGAAGAAAAAACGATAGGAATTATAGATGCGTTAGGATTCACAGAATTTAGAACAGTAAACTAACCTCACCAAGGCagacagagagaaagagagagagcgaaggtaaaataacaaaaatgtagCGATAGAAATACCCAGCTGTTGGCGAGCTGAAGAATGGTTATGTAAGTTGAAAATGATTAtggaaaaaggcaaaaaaaaaaaaagaaatgaataCTTTATAGTCTAAATAAACAGCTGATTATAAGCAAAACTGGAAGAAGTTTCGAGAGAAATCCGTAGAGAAAACCATCGGTATTTATGAGTGGAAAATTCCTCGATTTGCGTCAGGGTCATTTTCTTTGTAAAAAGATTAGCGCCTCGACACTTCGATGTTGGGTAAACCTTGGCCGTCATCAAGAAATTAGCTCGTTTCGCGATCGTGTATCAAAACACACATCTTCATTCCCTTCTATCGTtcacaataaatgaaacaaCATCAAAAAAGCAAAATCACATTAACATCCTAATTAGGCACAAACAAAGATGTCACAAAGTGCTACTCAAGTCACCGCGCTGTCGGATGTATGCATATTACATCCGGTTTCTCATCGTCTTCTCAGAACGTGCCACCGGTGGCTAACTTGGTAATTGTTTGATCTAAGGAACTCGGCACCAACGGGTTGCTGACCGTTTCGATGGGAAGATTGGCCAGATCGGCTGCATTCACAATACTGCTGGTCGGGTCACTGATGTCGCTGATGTTCTGCCGAGTCAGCTCAATGAACGAGCTGTTAGTTTGGGTGATGTTGACAATTGTTCCGGTGATGGGAAGTGTCGTTAGCAGGTCTGTCAGATTGGATATCGCCCCGATATGAACTGGGGCGATTCCGGTGAGCACTTGACCGTTCACGCTGGTCGATACCGGCAGCGGGATATCACCCAGGTTAATGTGAGTTTTGTTCGATCCAGAGCTGAAGAAAGTCAGGTCCACTTGCTGTTCACTGAATGAGGGGaatgaaaaatcattattgtgATGGTGTAGAAGTCAATAGAAATGAAATCGAGCTTACCTGATTTGTTCATCATCAATCTCTTCGCTTGCATTGTCCGGTCTATCAACTAGGATACCAATTTCGTAGACTACAGCTTTGATAACATATCTGTTGGGAGGAAATAATTTGGGAAACAAAATCAGTTATATCAATCGACTGCATTATCCTATGACCATGTGGAATTGTTTACAGctggagagaaaagcaaaatacCAGTGAAGCAAAACGTTACACTTCATAGTACTTGACGGAAGGAGGCAGTGGACGGAAATGGAGCTCTCAACGAAGGATGAAGAAGGaggtacagtagaaccctgattatccgcggaatagtctggcaaagtcagcgcggataacgcaataaagtactaaaaatgaggttcaaacacgaaaaaaagataattCAGTATGAAActgtgttttatcaatacagaaatcgtCGAAGTATCCATCTATAAGCTTTTGAGCACCAGCGttcaaaaaatgtgaaaaacagcatcaaaacaaaagagcaagagcctaccactcactgacgaaTTTCGAGAAAATCACAAGAATTACTAtgaaactcgctttcgcggataatccgctcgcggataatcgaggttccactgtatgtGGCATACCCATAATGTAGTCATCGTGATAATCACTGAAATCGTTAGTGCGTCTTCCGGGTATGTATCGACCAAAATGAGTGAATGATGAATGaacgaatctttttttttttgaaatttgttggtttatcatttcggatattatttgcgaatacgt
The Toxorhynchites rutilus septentrionalis strain SRP chromosome 2, ASM2978413v1, whole genome shotgun sequence genome window above contains:
- the LOC129764449 gene encoding uncharacterized protein LOC129764449, yielding MTAIFTSVLVTGALFVFVLQLHGVPLPAAEEDGIHPLNTLFQAIANNSIEESETNNSTNGTAQDLYVIKAVVYEIGILVDRPDNASEEIDDEQISEQQVDLTFFSSGSNKTHINLGDIPLPVSTSVNGQVLTGIAPVHIGAISNLTDLLTTLPITGTIVNITQTNSSFIELTRQNISDISDPTSSIVNAADLANLPIETVSNPLVPSSLDQTITKLATGGTF